The following are encoded together in the Zygosaccharomyces rouxii strain CBS732 chromosome C complete sequence genome:
- the TOP2 gene encoding DNA topoisomerase 2 (similar to uniprot|P06786 Saccharomyces cerevisiae YNL088W TOP2 Essential type II topoisomerase catalyzes topology changes in DNA via transient breakage and rejoining of phosphodiester bonds in the DNA backbone localizes to axial cores in meiosis): MTVDNKSASERYQKITQLEHILKRPDTYIGSVEVQESHQWIYDEESDSMVEKEVSIVPGLFKIFDEILVNAADNKVRDPSMKKIEVNIDSEANSIDVKNDGKGIPIEIHNKENIYIPELIFGHLLTSSNYDDDEKKVTGGRNGFGAKLCNIFSVEFIVETADPGSGNKYVQRWENNMGVCHPPKITSYKKGPSYTKISFKPDLKRFNMETLDNDTLGVMRRRVYDVNGSVRDINVYLNGKSLKIKTFKNYVELYTKSLERKRIAEGLAPEGSDGKSPPILYERVNDCWEIALATSDMSFQQISFVNSIATTTGGTHVNYISDQIVRKITEMLRKQKKTVKAHQVKNLMFLFINCLVENPAFSSQTKEQLTTRVKDFGSQCEISPEFIKKIMKSGLEAKILDLATENAHATLKKSDGTRKNRITDYPKLEDANKAGTREGHKCTLVLTEGDSALSLAVAGLAVVGRDYYGCYPLRGKMLNVREATVDQIQKNAEIQAIKKIMGLQHRKRYEDTKTLRYGHLMIMTDQDHDGSHIKGLIINFLDSSFPGLLNIPGFLVEFITPIVKVTITKPRREVISFYNMPDYEKWRDEESHRYKWKQKYYKGLGTSSGQEARQYFSDLDRHLKRFHALQEGEQDLIDLAFSKKKADDRKEWLRQYEPGTVLDPRLTEIPISDFINKELILFSLADNIRSIPNVLDGFKPGQRKVIYGSFKRNITSEIKISTLANYVAEQTDYHHGPDSLAQTIIGLAQSFVGSNNIYVLNPIGSFGTRATGGKDAAAPRYISTELTKITRKIFHPFDDPLYNYLQEDENTVEPEWYLPILPMLLINGGEGIGTGWSTNIPPFNPLDIVRNLRHLMNGEELEEMHPWFRGWTGTIEKIGPQRYRVYGRIEQTGPCALEITELPARMWTSTLKEHLLLGLGGNDKMKPWIKDLEEQHGNGIRFVVRLTQEEMDKTRVMGFYERFKLISTISLNNMVAFDPHGKIKKYENVSEILTEFYYVRLEYYQKRKDYMSERLQWEVEKLSFQIKFIKLIIEGEMSITNRPRKQIIADLEEKGFPRFNKEGKPSYMKISEKDTEEEEGEKGEDEEEVEGVINGPEEVYGSFEYLLGMKIWALTRERYEKLLKQKQDRQVELETLLQYSAKDLWSMDLDEFVTAYDKFMAEDEEARNGEIPGAATKGKGKRKRKADQDDNEYNPGSKKAKTTKKTPKKVKEEETENFERFLLEPKAIAAPKTKRPSKVKSESEAPLPPSSEESDSKKSNSPPATVKTEPKEEEPEGISAFSSKFKKLSAAFDSPNDAKPNGRAKSPSVIKTEDNDDKKPEPKSTVKSTAARTKRKSPPAKQESESSASDVDEDDEPVAVPQRSMRNRPSRAAAASKKSYQEVIDLSDDSFDDNEEQAPEENADGDEVEDDGASEEDQSYNEDDDDE; the protein is encoded by the coding sequence ATGACTGTGGATAATAAATCTGCCTCTGAGAGGTATCAGAAGATCACTCAGTTAGAGCATATTCTAAAGAGACCTGATACCTATATTGGATCGGTGGAAGTACAAGAATCACATCAATGGATCTATGATGAGGAAAGTGATTCTATGGTAGAGAAGGAAGTTAGTATCGTGCCtggtcttttcaaaatttttgacgAAATTTTAGTTAATGCTGCTGATAATAAAGTGCGTGATCCatcaatgaaaaaaattgaagttaATATTGATTCTGAAGCTAATTCGATAGATGTTAAAAATGATGGTAAAGGTATACCCATTGAAATTCATAATAAAGAAAACATTTATATTCCCGAATTAATTTTTGGTCATCTTTTAACTTCTTCTAattatgatgatgatgaaaagaaagttaCTGGTGGTAGAAACGGGTTTGGTGCTAAACTTTGTAATATATTTTCTGTGGAATTTATTGTAGAAACAGCTGATCCTGGAAGTGGTAATAAATACGTTCAGAGATGGGAAAATAATATGGGGGTCTGTCATCCTCCCAAGATAACGTCTTATAAAAAAGGTCCCTCATATACCAAGATTAGTTTTAAACCTGATCTGAAAAGGTTCAATATGGAAACCCTAGATAATGATACCTTGGGTGTTATGCGCCGTCGTGTGTATGATGTTAACGGTTCCGTTCGTGATATCAACGTTTATTTGAATGGTAAATCGCTGAAGATTAAAACTTTCAAGAACTACGTGGAACTTTATACTAAATCTTTAGAGAGGAAACGAATTGCTGAAGGATTGGCTCCTGAAGGCAGTGATGGTAAAAGTCCGCCAATTCTTTATGAAAGGGTTAATGATTGCTGGGAAATTGCACTGGCAACCTCAGATATGTCATTTCAACAGATTTCTTTTGTCAATTCCATTGCAACGACTACAGGTGGTACACACGTCAACTATATAAGTGATCAAATTGTAAGGAAAATTACAGAAATGTTAAGGaagcaaaaaaaaactgTCAAGGCTCACCAGGTAAAGAACTTGATGTTTTTGTTCATTAACTGTTTGGTTGAAAATCCGGCATTCTCGTCACAAACCAAGGAACAATTAACCACCAGAGTCAAAGATTTTGGATCTCAATGTGAAATAAGTCCTGAGTTTATCAAAAAGATAATGAAGTCTGGATTAGAGGCTAAGATTCTGGACTTAGCTACAGAAAATGCACATGCCACTTTGAAAAAGTCAGATGGTACACGTAAAAATAGAATTACTGATTACCCTAAGCTAGAAGATGCTAATAAGGCAGGTACTAGAGAAGGTCATAAGTGTACGTTGGTTTTAACAGAAGGTGACTCTGCCTTGTCTTTGGCAGTAGCAGGTTTAGCTGTGGTTGGTAGAGATTATTACGGTTGTTATCCTCTGCGCGGTAAAATGCTTAATGTCAGAGAGGCTACTGTGGACCAAATCCAAAAGAATGCCGAAATTCAAGCAATTAAAAAGATTATGGGGTTACAGCATCGGAAAAGATATGAGGATACTAAAACGTTGAGATATGGTCATTTAATGATTATGACTGATCAAGATCATGATGGATCTCATATTAAAGGTTTGATTATAAATTTCCTCGACAGCTCATTTCCTGGTCTTCTTAACATCCCGGGGTTTTTGGTGGAATTCATTACTCCAATTGTTAAAGTGACAATCACAAAGCCAAGACGTGAAGTTATCTCTTTCTACAACATGCCTGATTATGAGAAATGgagagatgaagaatctcATAGATATAAATGGAAACAAAAGTATTACAAGGGTTTGGGTACTTCGTCAGGCCAAGAAGCTCGTCAATACTTCTCTGATCTAGATAgacatttgaaaagatttcaCGCATTACAAGAAGGTGAACAAGATTTGATCGATCTTGCgttttccaagaaaaagGCAGATGATCGTAAGGAATGGTTAAGGCAATATGAACCGGGGACAGTGCTAGATCCTAGGCTGACAGAAATTCCTATTAGTGATTTTATCaacaaagaattgattcttttttctctaGCAGATAACATTAGGTCTATACCCAACGTTCTGGATGGCTTTAAACCTGGTCAGAGGAAAGTTATTTATGGgtctttcaaaagaaatatCACAtcagaaattaaaatctCAACACTGGCGAACTATGTCGCAGAACAGACCGATTATCATCATGGACCTGATTCGCTAGCGCAAACTATCATTGGTCTGGCACAAAGTTTTGTGGGCTCTAATAACATTTATGTGCTAAATCCGATTGGTTCCTTTGGTACTAGGGCTACAGGTGGTAAAGACGCCGCCGCTCCAAGATATATCAGCACGGAATTAACAAAGATTACCAGAAAGATATTCCATCCCTTCGATGACCCATTGTACAATTACCtacaagaagatgaaaatacGGTAGAGCCTGAATGgtatcttccaattttacCCATGTTATTGATTAACGGTGGTGAGGGTATAGGTACAGGTTGGAGCACTAATATACCACCCTTTAATCCTCTTGACATTGTTAGAAATTTGCGTCATTTGATGAATGGTgaggaattggaagagaTGCATCCTTGGTTCAGAGGTTGGACTGGTACGATCGAAAAGATTGGTCCTCAGCGTTACAGAGTTTATGGTAGAATTGAGCAGACAGGACCATGTGCTCTTGAAATCACAGAATTGCCTGCTAGGATGTGGACTTCAACTTTGAAAGAGCACCTGTTATTGGGTCTTGGTGGTAACGACAAGATGAAACCTTGGATTaaggatttggaagaaCAACACGGTAACGGTATTAGATTCGTAGTAAGACTTactcaagaagaaatggataAGACACGAGTAATGGGTTTTTATGAGAGGTTCAAGTTGATCTCTACAATTAGTCTGAACAATATGGTGGCATTTGATCCTCATGGTAAGATTAAGAAGTATGAAAATGTGTCTGAAATTTTAACAGAATTCTATTATGTCAGATTGGAATATTatcaaaagagaaaggatTACATGAGTGAAAGATTACAGTGGGAAGTGGAAAAGttgtcttttcaaattaaattCATTAAATTGATTATAGAAGGTGAAATGTCAATCACTAACAGACCTCGCAAGCAGATCATTGCGGATTTGGAGGAGAAAGGTTTCCCTAGATTTAACAAAGAAGGTAAACCATCTTACATGAAGATTAGTGAGAAAGATAcggaagaggaagagggagaaaaaggagaagatgaagaagaagttgaaggTGTGATTAATGGTCCGGAGGAAGTGTACGGGTCCTTTGAGTATTTGTTAGGTATGAAGATTTGGGCATTGACCAGAGAAAGGTATGAGAAATTACTCAAGCAAAAGCAAGATAGACAGGTGGAATTAGAAACTTTACTTCAATACTCTGCAAAAGATCTGTGGTCTATGGACTTGGACGAGTTTGTTACTGCTTACGATAAATTCATGgctgaagatgaggaagcACGTAACGGTGAGATCCCGGGAGCCGCCACCAAAGGCAAGGggaaaaggaagagaaagGCTGATCAAGATGACAATGAATACAATCCAGGTAGTAAGAAGGCCAAGACTACAAAGAAGACACCaaaaaaagtgaaagaagaggaaactgagaattttgaaaggttCTTGCTTGAACCTAAGGCTATAGCTGCTCCTAAAACGAAACGTCCCTCGAAGGTTAAAAGCGAATCAGAAGCACCTCTGCCGCCAAGTTCTGAGGAGTCTGACTCCAAAAAATCCAACTCACCTCCCGCAACCGTCAAGACAGAACctaaggaagaagaaccaGAAGGAATCAGTGCTTTTTCCAGTAAATTTAAGAAACTATCTGCTGCATTTGATTCACCTAATGATGCCAAACCAAATGGTAGAGCCAAATCTCCAAGCGTCATCAAGACtgaagataatgatgataaaaaacCTGAGCCTAAGTCAACAGTAAAATCCACTGCTGCTAGGACTAAGCGTAAGTCTCCGCCAGCGAAACAAGAGTCGGAATCCTCTGCCAGTGAtgtagatgaagatgatgaaccagTTGCAGTACCTCAGAGATCCATGAGGAATAGGCCTTCGAGAGCCGCCGCTGCCTCTAAGAAGTCGTACCAGGAAGTCATTGATCTTTCAGATGACAGCTTTGACGATAACGAAGAGCAGGCCCCGGAGGAAAATgctgatggtgatgaagttgaagatgatggCGCCAGTGAAGAGGATCAATCATATaacgaagatgatgatgacgagTAG
- the RHO2 gene encoding Rho family GTPase RHO2 (highly similar to uniprot|P06781 Saccharomyces cerevisiae YNL090W RHO2 Non-essential small GTPase of the Rho/Rac subfamily of Ras-like proteins involved in the establishment of cell polarity and in microtubule assembly): protein MSEQAVRRKLVIIGDGACGKTSLLYVFALGQFPQEYHPTVFENYVTDCRVDGIKVTLTLWDTAGQEEYERLRPFSYANADILLMGFAVDDPESLLNSKTKWAEEALRFCPDAPIILVGLKKDLRQIKGSLQNELVSIDEAQQVARHIGAKKYLECSALTGDGVDDVFEIATRTSLLVNKEPGQNCCLIS from the coding sequence ATGTCAGAACAAGCAGTCAGGAGGAAACTGGTAATTATTGGTGATGGTGCGTGTGGTAAAACATCCTTACTTTATGTTTTTGCCCTAGGTCAATTCCCACAAGAATATCATCCAACCGTCTTTGAAAATTATGTTACCGATTGTAGAGTTGATGGGATTAAGGTTACTTTAACGCTTTGGGATACTGCTGGCCAGGAAGAGTATGAAAGATTACGCCCATTTTCTTATGCAAATGCCGACATTCTACTTATGGGATTCGCCGTTGATGATCCCGAATCACTTTTGAATAGTAAAACAAAATGGGCAGAAGAGGCACTACGATTTTGTCCAGATGCTCCAATAATTTTAGttggattgaaaaaagatttaaGACAAATTAAAGGTTCATTACAAAACGAATTGGTTAGCATAGATGAAGCTCAACAAGTAGCTAGACACATTGGTGCAAAAAAGTACTTGGAATGTAGCGCATTGACTGGTGATGGTGTTGATGACGTTTTTGAAATAGCTACAAGGACAAGTCTTTTAGTCAATAAAGAACCAGGACAAAATTGTTGTTTGATATCTTGA